One Apodemus sylvaticus chromosome 14, mApoSyl1.1, whole genome shotgun sequence DNA window includes the following coding sequences:
- the LOC127664438 gene encoding histone H1.3, whose protein sequence is MSETAPAAPAAPAPVEKTPVKKKAKKTGAAAGKRKASGPPVSELITKAVAASKERSGVSLAALKKALAAAGYDVEKNNSRIKLGLKSLVSKGILVQTKGTGASGSFKLNKKAASGEAKPKTKKAGAAKAKKPAGAAKKPKKATGAATPKKAAKKTPKKAKKPAAAAGAKKVSKSPKKVKAAKPKKAAKSPAKAKAPKAKASKPKASKPKATKAKKAAPRKK, encoded by the coding sequence ATGTCTGAGACTGCTCCAGCGGCGCCTGCTGCTCCTGCACCTGTGGAGAAGACACCTGTGAAGAAGAAGGCAAAGAAGACTGGCGCCGCTGCTGGGAAGCGCAAGGCGTCCGGACCCCCGGTGTCCGAGCTCATCACCAAGGCTGTGGCCGCCTCCAAGGAGCGCAGCGGAGTCTCCCTGGCCGCGCTCAAGAAGGCGCTGGCGGCCGCGGGATACGATGTGGAGAAGAACAACAGCCGCATCAAGCTCGGGCTGAAAAGCCTGGTGAGCAAGGGCATCCTGGTGCAGACCAAGGGCACCGGCGCCTCCGGCTCCTTCAAACTCAACAAGAAGGCGGCTTCCGGCGAGGCCAAGCCCAAGACGAAGAAGGCAGGCGCGGCTAAGGCCAAGAAGCCTGCGGGTGCAGCCAAGAAGCCCAAGAAGGCGACCGGAGCCGCCACACCCAAAAAGGCGGCCAAGAAGACCCCGAAGAAGGCGAAGAAGCCTGCTGCGGCTGCCGGCGCCAAAAAAGTTTCCAAGAGCCCGAAGAAGGTGAAGGCTGCTAAGCCCAAGAAGGCAGCTAAGAGTCCGGCCAAGGCCAAGGCTCCTAAGGCTAAGGCTTCCAAGCCTAAAGCTTCTAAGCCGAAGGCCACCAAGGCAAAGAAGGCTGCCCCTCGCAAGAAGTAG